The following proteins come from a genomic window of Meiothermus sp. Pnk-1:
- a CDS encoding cytochrome P450 has protein sequence MLRANRAVAEYSQLVEGLTGEAGGSPQGTVLAGMLAARESGQVSQTEFVANLLALLDAGTQTTADFITNSVLVLLSHPDQLKLLREDPQLLGYAVQELLRFESPVQIVGRWATESFALQGKWIEQGQVVYLVLGSANRDPSWMSDPNRLD, from the coding sequence TTGCTAAGAGCCAACCGGGCGGTGGCCGAGTATAGCCAGCTGGTAGAAGGACTCACGGGGGAGGCTGGGGGGAGCCCCCAGGGAACCGTGCTGGCTGGCATGTTAGCTGCGCGGGAATCAGGACAGGTCAGCCAAACAGAATTCGTCGCGAACCTGCTGGCCTTGCTCGACGCTGGTACCCAGACCACCGCTGACTTCATTACGAACAGCGTGCTGGTACTCTTGAGCCACCCGGACCAGCTCAAGCTGCTCAGGGAGGATCCGCAGCTGCTCGGCTACGCCGTCCAGGAACTCCTGCGCTTCGAAAGCCCCGTACAAATCGTTGGCCGCTGGGCAACCGAGAGCTTCGCTCTTCAGGGTAAATGGATCGAGCAGGGCCAAGTCGTGTACCTAGTCCTGGGCTCGGCTAACCGTGATCCCAGCTGGATGAGCGATCCGAACCGGCTTGACTAA
- a CDS encoding type II toxin-antitoxin system VapC family toxin, with the protein MNLLLDSHIVLWWLSDDQRLSRKARQLIERADEVFVSAATTWELAVKASLGKLRMPKGFLEVVEDQGFTHLPITPLHALAVQSLPWHHRDPFDRILLAQATVEGLGLMSVDEALAPYGRFVIRV; encoded by the coding sequence TTGAACCTGTTACTCGATAGCCACATCGTGCTGTGGTGGCTTTCCGATGATCAAAGGCTCTCTCGCAAGGCCCGCCAGTTGATTGAGCGGGCCGACGAGGTCTTTGTGAGTGCCGCGACCACCTGGGAGCTGGCGGTGAAGGCTTCGCTGGGCAAGTTGCGAATGCCGAAGGGTTTCTTGGAGGTGGTGGAGGATCAGGGGTTCACCCATCTGCCCATTACGCCGCTGCACGCTCTGGCTGTACAAAGCCTGCCGTGGCATCACCGCGACCCCTTCGACCGCATCCTGCTGGCCCAGGCCACCGTCGAGGGGCTGGGGCTGATGAGTGTGGATGAGGCGCTAGCTCCGTATGGAAGATTCGTGATCAGGGTCTGA
- a CDS encoding cytoskeletal protein beta 5 produces the protein MSAEPLLGPQGRGLEAVLRKALEETKSLEENIQKALVALEALEQEDRALGLLYASIPRLGHKVLEEILLEIQPRLVALCHPLQEVLEEVSAGRGEGGA, from the coding sequence GTGAGCGCTGAGCCGCTGCTCGGGCCGCAAGGACGCGGGCTCGAGGCTGTTCTGCGCAAAGCGCTCGAGGAGACCAAAAGTCTGGAAGAGAATATCCAGAAAGCTCTGGTGGCGCTCGAGGCCCTGGAGCAGGAAGACCGAGCCCTCGGCCTGCTGTACGCCTCCATACCTCGCCTGGGGCACAAAGTTCTCGAAGAAATCCTTCTGGAGATCCAGCCGCGGCTGGTGGCGCTCTGCCACCCCCTTCAGGAGGTGCTGGAAGAAGTATCAGCGGGACGGGGCGAGGGGGGTGCATAA
- a CDS encoding type II toxin-antitoxin system Phd/YefM family antitoxin, giving the protein MPKAADWNKKLVNIAEAKAQLSRLVERVERGEVVLIGRYGRVVAKLVPPEAPPKPRRVPGVWKGKIWIAPDFDEPNAEIARMVEEGPIEPVTR; this is encoded by the coding sequence ATGCCCAAGGCTGCTGATTGGAACAAGAAGCTGGTCAACATCGCCGAGGCCAAGGCCCAGCTCTCCCGGTTGGTGGAGCGGGTCGAGCGGGGGGAGGTGGTCCTTATCGGGCGGTACGGCCGGGTGGTGGCCAAGCTGGTACCTCCCGAGGCCCCTCCCAAGCCCAGGCGGGTGCCGGGGGTCTGGAAGGGGAAGATCTGGATCGCCCCAGACTTTGATGAACCTAACGCCGAGATTGCCCGGATGGTGGAGGAAGGTCCGATTGAACCTGTTACTCGATAG
- a CDS encoding transposase translates to MGYVLPRKKPGPSEKGEVRVALIEEHRRTGASPRSLARKYGVSSGTAWRWVYGKRVRPKREPDPHYPYPLPDALWQRLAPLVQGKGKGAPPRYAKRSLVEAIFLVLREGRPWGDTPPGYPPGKMVYWHYRNWVSRGVWVEVERMLVGYAPPSPRPADTSSSTS, encoded by the coding sequence GTGGGGTACGTTCTTCCCCGCAAGAAGCCGGGGCCGTCGGAGAAAGGAGAGGTTCGGGTTGCCCTGATTGAGGAGCACCGCCGGACAGGGGCCAGCCCCCGCAGCCTGGCCCGGAAGTATGGGGTGAGCAGTGGGACAGCCTGGAGGTGGGTATACGGGAAGCGTGTTCGTCCGAAGCGGGAGCCCGACCCCCACTACCCCTATCCCCTCCCCGATGCGCTATGGCAGCGGTTAGCGCCCCTGGTTCAGGGCAAAGGCAAGGGAGCCCCTCCCCGCTACGCCAAGCGCTCCCTCGTGGAGGCCATCTTCCTGGTGTTGCGGGAGGGGCGGCCCTGGGGGGATACCCCTCCGGGTTACCCACCGGGGAAGATGGTCTACTGGCACTATAGGAACTGGGTCAGCCGGGGGGTGTGGGTGGAGGTGGAGCGGATGCTAGTGGGTTATGCACCCCCCTCGCCCCGTCCCGCTGATACTTCTTCCAGCACCTCCTGA